The proteins below come from a single Parageobacillus thermoglucosidasius genomic window:
- the thiO gene encoding glycine oxidase ThiO, whose protein sequence is MERHHYDVAIVGGGIIGASIAFQLAKRHFRIGVLEKGRMAGQASSAAAGMLGAQSEFAEESPLIPLALKSRAMFPPLAEELKELTGIDIGLVQKGMLKVAVTEEEAAALRRHYEFWRHTDEPAHWLSGDELAEMEPNVSRDLTGAMHLPADGQVSAPDLAFALANASVAYGAKWHEYTEFIDFHQENYSYVIHTNHGEIAADAVVVAAGAWSSQVLEKTGISLPMYPVKGECLLVKTEKPLIQATVFAENGCYIVPKRGNRLLIGATSMPRTFDRKVSVQGIMSLLERAQRLVPGLKNAEWEKAWSGTRPQTGDGLPYIGKHPRYERVWVATGHYRNGILLSPVTGVLLADLIEGKESENDLAPFSLTRYQTKVGRQ, encoded by the coding sequence ATGGAACGCCACCATTATGATGTCGCGATTGTCGGAGGCGGAATTATCGGCGCTTCCATCGCCTTTCAGTTGGCGAAACGCCATTTCCGCATCGGTGTGTTGGAAAAAGGGCGGATGGCAGGCCAAGCGTCCAGCGCGGCAGCAGGAATGCTTGGCGCCCAGTCTGAATTTGCCGAAGAGAGCCCGCTTATTCCGCTTGCATTAAAAAGCCGGGCAATGTTTCCTCCGCTTGCGGAGGAATTAAAAGAACTTACCGGCATCGACATTGGGCTTGTGCAGAAAGGCATGTTAAAAGTGGCAGTGACGGAGGAAGAAGCAGCGGCTCTTCGCCGCCATTACGAATTTTGGCGGCATACCGATGAACCGGCACACTGGCTGTCAGGTGACGAATTAGCGGAAATGGAGCCGAACGTTTCCCGCGATTTAACGGGCGCCATGCATCTTCCAGCAGACGGGCAAGTGAGCGCTCCTGATTTGGCTTTCGCCTTGGCGAACGCTTCGGTTGCCTATGGAGCAAAATGGCATGAGTATACGGAATTCATCGATTTCCATCAGGAAAATTATTCTTATGTAATCCATACCAATCACGGTGAGATCGCAGCAGATGCCGTGGTGGTGGCGGCGGGAGCATGGTCTTCGCAGGTGCTTGAAAAAACGGGCATTTCGTTGCCAATGTATCCCGTCAAAGGGGAATGCCTTTTGGTAAAAACGGAAAAACCGCTAATTCAGGCGACCGTATTTGCGGAAAACGGCTGTTATATCGTGCCAAAACGTGGCAACCGGCTGCTGATCGGGGCGACGTCGATGCCGCGCACATTTGACCGAAAAGTCTCGGTTCAAGGAATCATGAGTTTGCTGGAACGGGCGCAGCGGCTTGTTCCGGGATTGAAAAATGCCGAATGGGAAAAAGCGTGGAGCGGCACCCGTCCGCAAACGGGTGATGGATTGCCGTACATAGGAAAACATCCCCGCTACGAGCGCGTCTGGGTTGCCACCGGCCATTATCGGAACGGGATTTTGCTAAGCCCGGTCACCGGCGTACTGTTGGCCGATCTCATTGAAGGAAAAGAAAGCGAGAACGATCTTGCCCCATTTTCGCTGACACGATATCAAACAAAGGTGGGAAGGCAATGA
- the thiS gene encoding sulfur carrier protein ThiS, with amino-acid sequence MRLIINGESIQIPNEVKTVSDLLAHFQLNKKIAVVEVNLTIIPKQQYETTALCNGDKVEIVHFVGGG; translated from the coding sequence ATGAGACTGATTATTAACGGCGAATCGATCCAAATCCCCAATGAAGTGAAAACGGTCAGTGATTTGCTCGCCCATTTTCAATTGAATAAAAAAATCGCGGTTGTGGAAGTTAACTTAACGATTATCCCAAAACAGCAATATGAGACAACGGCGTTATGCAATGGAGATAAAGTTGAAATCGTTCACTTTGTGGGAGGCGGTTGA
- a CDS encoding thiazole synthase translates to MLKIGPYEFQSRLLLGTGKYPNMEVQKQAVEVSGAEILTFAVRRMNIFEPNQPNFLENLDLTKYKLLPNTAGAKTAEEAVRIARLAKASGLCDMIKIEVIGCEKTLLPDPVETLKAAEILLEEGFIVLPYTSDDVVLAKRLQELGCHAVMPGASPIGSGQGIVNPLNLSLIIEQATVPVIVDAGIGSPADAAMAMELGADGVLLNTAVSGAADPVKMAKAMKLAVEAGRLGYEAGRIPKKRYATASSPTEGMSVV, encoded by the coding sequence ATGTTAAAAATCGGACCATATGAATTTCAATCAAGACTGTTGCTCGGAACAGGAAAATATCCAAATATGGAAGTACAAAAGCAAGCGGTCGAAGTGTCAGGAGCGGAAATTTTAACGTTTGCTGTACGGCGGATGAACATTTTTGAACCAAACCAGCCGAACTTTTTGGAAAATTTAGATCTGACAAAATATAAACTTCTGCCGAATACGGCCGGGGCGAAAACAGCCGAGGAGGCAGTGCGGATCGCACGGCTCGCCAAAGCGTCGGGATTATGTGATATGATAAAAATAGAAGTGATCGGCTGTGAAAAAACATTGCTTCCAGACCCAGTCGAGACGTTGAAGGCGGCAGAGATATTGTTGGAAGAAGGATTTATCGTTCTTCCATACACTTCTGATGACGTCGTGCTTGCAAAACGGCTGCAAGAGCTTGGCTGCCACGCGGTTATGCCGGGCGCTTCCCCGATCGGATCCGGACAGGGCATTGTCAATCCGTTAAACTTAAGCCTCATTATTGAGCAGGCGACCGTCCCTGTGATTGTTGACGCTGGAATTGGCAGCCCGGCGGATGCGGCGATGGCAATGGAGCTGGGAGCTGACGGAGTGTTGTTGAACACTGCCGTTTCCGGTGCGGCCGATCCAGTCAAAATGGCAAAAGCGATGAAGCTTGCCGTGGAAGCCGGACGTCTCGGCTATGAGGCAGGCAGAATTCCGAAAAAACGGTACGCAACAGCAAGCAGCCCAACGGAAGGAATGAGTGTTGTTTGA
- a CDS encoding thiazole biosynthesis adenylyltransferase ThiF has translation MNERYSRQELFAPIGEEGQQKIAKKHVLVIGAGALGTGNAEALVRAGVGKITIVDRDYVEWSNLQRQQLYGEADAKEHIPKAIAAKRRLEEVNSDVMIDAIVGDVTAQELEELISERKPDLLIDATDNFDTRMIINDAAYKYHIPWIYGACVGSYGISYAFIPGKSPCFHCLLETVPAGGLTCDTAGIISPAVQMVVAYQVAEALKILVEDWSSLRNKLVSFDLWKNQHAAIRVDQVKKEDCPTCGAHPSYPYLSYDHQTKTAVLCGRNSVQIRPAGQRHYDLQELAELFAKQGLRVDANPYLVSVSLGEQRLVVFQDGRALIHGTKDIQEAKTIYYRYLG, from the coding sequence TTGAATGAACGGTATTCTCGACAAGAATTGTTTGCGCCAATCGGCGAAGAAGGGCAACAAAAAATAGCAAAAAAGCATGTGCTTGTGATTGGTGCGGGCGCATTAGGAACAGGAAATGCGGAAGCGCTCGTGCGCGCTGGCGTCGGCAAAATCACAATCGTTGACCGCGATTATGTCGAATGGAGCAATTTGCAGCGCCAGCAATTATATGGCGAAGCGGATGCAAAAGAACATATCCCGAAAGCAATTGCGGCAAAGCGGCGGCTTGAAGAGGTCAATTCTGATGTTATGATTGATGCCATTGTCGGCGATGTAACGGCGCAAGAGCTCGAAGAACTCATCAGCGAGAGAAAACCCGATCTTTTGATCGATGCGACGGATAACTTCGATACGCGCATGATCATCAATGATGCCGCGTATAAATATCACATTCCATGGATTTACGGCGCATGCGTCGGGAGCTATGGCATCAGCTATGCATTTATCCCGGGAAAATCCCCTTGTTTTCACTGCCTGCTTGAGACGGTGCCAGCGGGCGGGTTGACATGTGATACGGCTGGAATTATCAGCCCGGCTGTGCAAATGGTCGTCGCGTATCAAGTGGCCGAAGCGCTGAAAATTCTTGTGGAAGATTGGTCATCGCTCCGGAATAAGCTCGTTTCGTTCGATTTATGGAAAAACCAGCATGCGGCGATCCGCGTGGATCAAGTAAAAAAAGAGGATTGCCCGACTTGCGGCGCTCATCCGTCATATCCTTACCTTTCTTATGACCATCAGACGAAAACGGCGGTGTTATGCGGGCGAAATTCCGTGCAAATTCGCCCGGCTGGGCAACGGCATTACGATTTGCAGGAGCTTGCCGAATTATTTGCCAAACAAGGATTGCGCGTAGATGCCAACCCGTATCTTGTCTCTGTGTCGCTCGGAGAGCAGCGGCTTGTCGTCTTTCAAGATGGCCGCGCGCTCATTCATGGGACAAAAGATATCCAAGAAGCAAAAACCATTTATTATCGTTATTTAGGATAG
- a CDS encoding hemolysin family protein yields the protein MEELPLSLLGWFFLCIVLTAFFSSVETAFSSANKIRLRNYVEENHRGSKRVNYIVENLDRVLLTALVANRIAGIVAVAFLVDIATTTLGERVGLIVAVIVMTVFLLIFGEILPKSIAKEHAESLSIRYAAIVYALMKLLSPITILFNAVRDRVVKWFTNGKAVPAVTEEEIKVMIDLSEEEGIIDNKEKELIHRSLDFDEILVGEIFTPRSDMVAVEVNQPIGEIRDVFLTEKYSRIPVYEEDIDNVIGILSESDFFSELVQQKEIDVRALLRKPLFVVESMKISDLLPEFQKSKVHMAIVVDEFGGTAGLITLEDIIEQIVGEIWDEHDEAVKIIQQIDENSYEFNAELPLDEFCEIMKIEAPESSSHTLGGWIFEMFERVPNVGETLHYGPLTLTVQQVENRRIRKVLVSLNEPPLVENM from the coding sequence TTGGAAGAGTTGCCACTGAGTCTGTTGGGATGGTTTTTTCTTTGTATTGTTTTAACCGCTTTCTTTTCTTCGGTGGAAACCGCATTTTCCTCAGCGAATAAAATTCGCCTGAGAAATTATGTGGAAGAAAACCACCGTGGCAGCAAGCGAGTTAATTATATTGTTGAAAATTTAGACCGCGTCTTGTTGACGGCACTTGTGGCAAACAGAATCGCAGGCATTGTTGCCGTCGCGTTTTTAGTGGACATCGCGACAACAACGCTTGGAGAACGGGTCGGTCTTATTGTTGCGGTTATCGTCATGACCGTGTTTTTGTTAATCTTCGGTGAAATTTTGCCAAAATCGATCGCGAAAGAGCATGCGGAATCATTGTCGATTCGTTATGCGGCAATTGTTTACGCATTGATGAAACTGCTTTCCCCGATCACCATATTATTTAATGCCGTAAGAGATCGTGTAGTGAAATGGTTTACAAATGGAAAGGCTGTTCCTGCGGTAACGGAAGAAGAGATTAAAGTAATGATTGACTTAAGTGAGGAAGAAGGCATCATTGACAATAAAGAAAAAGAATTAATTCATCGTTCGCTCGATTTTGATGAAATTTTAGTTGGCGAAATTTTTACGCCACGGTCCGATATGGTTGCGGTCGAAGTCAATCAGCCTATTGGGGAAATTCGCGATGTTTTCTTAACAGAAAAGTATTCTCGCATACCGGTATATGAAGAAGATATTGATAATGTGATCGGCATTTTATCGGAAAGCGACTTTTTTAGTGAGCTTGTGCAACAAAAAGAGATCGACGTCCGTGCGCTGCTGCGCAAACCGTTGTTCGTCGTCGAATCGATGAAAATTTCTGATCTGTTGCCGGAATTTCAAAAAAGCAAAGTGCATATGGCCATTGTCGTTGATGAATTTGGCGGTACGGCGGGATTAATCACGCTTGAAGATATTATTGAACAAATTGTTGGGGAAATATGGGATGAGCATGATGAAGCGGTGAAAATTATCCAACAAATCGATGAAAACAGTTATGAATTTAATGCTGAACTTCCGCTTGATGAATTTTGCGAAATAATGAAAATCGAAGCACCGGAAAGCTCTTCCCATACGCTTGGCGGTTGGATATTTGAAATGTTTGAACGCGTCCCTAACGTTGGCGAAACGCTGCATTACGGTCCGCTGACGCTGACTGTGCAGCAAGTCGAAAACCGCCGAATTAGGAAAGTGCTTGTTTCATTAAATGAGCCGCCGTTAGTGGAAAATATGTAA
- a CDS encoding amino acid ABC transporter substrate-binding protein produces MKRFFHKSLLLLLTASILLLAACGNQQSNEKSGKKETDLLAQVKKEGELRIGTEGTYPPFTFHDQSGELTGFDVDLAREVAKRLGVKPVFMETQWDAMFAGLDAKRFDMIANEVGIRRDRQKKYDFSDPYITSMAVLVVHKDNNKVSKFENIKGLKAAQSMTSNFADLARSYGAQIVGVEGFNQAVELLSSKRVDVTINDNLSVLDFLRQKPNAPIKIVAKHKEASQSGFMFRKGSDTLVEAVNKALEDMKKDGTYDKIYEKWFGANVSK; encoded by the coding sequence ATGAAAAGATTTTTTCACAAAAGTTTGCTTCTTTTATTGACAGCTTCGATTTTACTGTTGGCCGCATGCGGCAATCAGCAATCCAACGAAAAATCGGGCAAGAAAGAAACGGATTTGCTAGCGCAAGTGAAAAAAGAAGGAGAATTACGCATTGGAACAGAGGGGACATATCCGCCGTTTACGTTTCATGATCAAAGCGGAGAGTTGACCGGTTTTGACGTGGATTTAGCAAGGGAAGTAGCGAAGCGTCTCGGCGTCAAGCCTGTGTTTATGGAAACACAGTGGGATGCGATGTTCGCGGGATTGGATGCAAAACGGTTTGACATGATTGCCAATGAAGTCGGAATTCGCCGCGACCGGCAGAAAAAATATGATTTTTCTGATCCGTATATTACTTCTATGGCGGTGTTAGTCGTCCATAAAGATAACAATAAAGTATCTAAATTTGAAAACATAAAAGGACTGAAAGCGGCACAATCGATGACAAGCAATTTTGCGGATTTGGCGCGGTCGTACGGCGCGCAAATTGTTGGCGTGGAAGGATTTAATCAAGCGGTCGAATTGTTAAGTTCTAAGCGGGTGGACGTTACCATTAACGATAACTTATCCGTTCTTGATTTTCTAAGACAAAAGCCGAACGCGCCAATTAAAATAGTGGCAAAGCATAAGGAAGCTTCGCAAAGCGGGTTTATGTTCCGCAAAGGCAGCGACACGTTAGTGGAAGCTGTGAATAAAGCGTTAGAAGACATGAAAAAAGACGGCACATATGACAAAATTTACGAGAAATGGTTTGGTGCAAATGTATCTAAATAA
- a CDS encoding amino acid ABC transporter permease: protein MYLNNLMIDPERADRLASIAQSSLLPLVKGALYYTIPLTVITFAIGLILAIATALARISGVKALEIIARIYVSAIRGTPLLVQLFIIFYGLPNIGITIPSFPAAIIGFSLNVGAYASEIVRAAILSIPKGQWEAAYSLGMTTGQALRRVIFPQAARVSIPPLSNTFISLVKDTSLASLILVSEMFRKAQEIASTNYEFLLLYTEAAIIYWIICFLLSIVQNRIEERLNRYIAR from the coding sequence ATGTATCTAAATAATCTGATGATCGACCCTGAACGGGCAGACCGGTTAGCATCGATCGCGCAAAGTTCTCTTCTCCCGCTGGTGAAGGGGGCTTTGTATTATACGATTCCACTGACGGTGATAACATTTGCCATTGGATTAATATTGGCGATTGCCACGGCATTGGCGCGCATTTCCGGAGTGAAAGCGTTAGAAATCATCGCGAGAATATACGTATCGGCCATCCGCGGAACACCGCTTCTTGTCCAGTTGTTTATTATCTTTTACGGCTTGCCGAACATCGGCATTACGATTCCTTCGTTTCCTGCGGCTATCATTGGTTTTTCGTTAAACGTCGGTGCGTACGCTTCAGAGATTGTCCGCGCTGCGATCTTATCGATTCCGAAAGGGCAGTGGGAAGCGGCGTATTCGTTAGGAATGACAACGGGACAGGCGTTGCGCCGGGTTATATTTCCGCAAGCGGCGCGCGTGTCGATTCCACCGCTGTCAAATACGTTTATCAGTTTAGTCAAAGATACATCGCTTGCCTCGCTCATCCTTGTTTCGGAAATGTTCCGCAAAGCGCAAGAAATTGCCTCGACGAACTATGAATTCCTGCTGTTATACACGGAAGCGGCAATCATTTATTGGATTATTTGCTTTCTGCTGTCCATTGTGCAAAACCGAATCGAAGAACGTTTAAATCGTTACATTGCACGATAG
- a CDS encoding amino acid ABC transporter ATP-binding protein, whose translation MISVQGLYKQFGDVEVLKGIDLTVEKGKVVVIIGPSGSGKTTFLRCLNVLEMPTRGKISIADRQLDFSHPVTKQEIHEFRRLTGMVFQSYNLFPHMTALENVMEGPVTVKNEKKEHVRERAMALLEKVGLKDKAHHYPFQLSGGQQQRVAIARALAMEPEVMLFDEPTSALDPELVGEVLKVMKSLANEGMTMIVVTHEMRFAKQAADEVVFMDGGVIVEKGAPEQLLVSPKHERTKQFLQLIE comes from the coding sequence ATGATTTCTGTTCAAGGCTTATATAAACAATTTGGAGACGTAGAAGTATTAAAAGGCATCGATCTTACGGTGGAAAAAGGAAAAGTAGTGGTCATTATCGGTCCATCGGGTTCAGGGAAGACAACGTTTTTGCGTTGCCTAAACGTGCTTGAGATGCCAACAAGAGGGAAAATTTCGATAGCGGATAGACAGCTTGATTTTTCGCATCCTGTGACGAAACAGGAGATTCATGAATTTCGCCGGCTGACAGGAATGGTGTTCCAAAGCTATAATTTGTTCCCCCATATGACCGCCCTTGAAAACGTCATGGAAGGACCTGTCACGGTCAAGAATGAAAAGAAAGAGCACGTGCGCGAGAGAGCGATGGCGTTGCTGGAGAAAGTAGGGCTGAAAGATAAAGCCCATCATTATCCGTTTCAACTGTCTGGAGGGCAGCAGCAGCGCGTTGCGATCGCGCGGGCGCTTGCCATGGAACCGGAGGTCATGCTGTTTGATGAACCGACATCAGCGCTTGATCCAGAGCTTGTCGGTGAAGTGCTGAAAGTCATGAAAAGTTTGGCGAATGAAGGAATGACCATGATTGTCGTCACTCATGAAATGAGATTTGCGAAACAAGCAGCCGATGAAGTGGTTTTTATGGATGGGGGAGTCATCGTGGAAAAAGGAGCTCCAGAACAGTTGCTCGTTTCTCCCAAACATGAACGCACAAAACAATTTCTACAACTTATCGAGTAA
- a CDS encoding alpha/beta-type small acid-soluble spore protein translates to MARNNNSNQLLVAGAQQAIDQMKYEIAQEFGVNLGPDTTSRANGSVGGEITKRLVAIAQQQLGGQFGNVQ, encoded by the coding sequence ATGGCACGTAACAACAATTCTAATCAACTGCTAGTCGCTGGTGCGCAACAAGCAATCGATCAAATGAAATATGAAATCGCCCAAGAATTTGGCGTTAACCTTGGTCCTGACACCACGTCTCGCGCAAACGGTTCTGTTGGCGGAGAAATTACAAAACGCCTTGTCGCAATAGCTCAACAACAACTTGGTGGTCAATTCGGCAACGTTCAATAA
- a CDS encoding ABC transporter ATP-binding protein, whose translation MAELRLEHIYKIYDNNVTAVKDFNLHIKDKEFIVFVGPSGCGKSTTLRMIAGLEEISKGDLYIDGKRMNDVPPKDRDIAMVFQNYALYPHMSVYDNMAFGLKLRKFPKSEIDRRVREAARILGLEQYLDRKPKALSGGQRQRVALGRAIVRDAKVFLMDEPLSNLDAKLRVQMRSEIAKLHQRLETTTIYVTHDQTEAMTMATRLVVMKDGVIQQVGTPKEVYEKPENIFVGGFIGSPAMNFLKGTLQDGKFVIGNITFGVPEGKMKVLREQGYVGKEVILGIRPEDIHDEPVFIEASPNTKITANVEVAELLGAETMVYSNINGQEFVARIDARTEIKPGYQLDLALDMNKAHFFDIETEKRIRSADEK comes from the coding sequence ATGGCAGAGCTTCGTTTAGAGCATATTTATAAAATTTATGATAACAACGTGACTGCCGTTAAAGATTTTAATCTACATATTAAAGATAAGGAGTTTATCGTCTTTGTCGGCCCGTCCGGCTGCGGCAAATCGACAACGTTGCGGATGATTGCCGGTCTTGAGGAAATTTCGAAAGGCGACTTATATATTGACGGCAAACGCATGAACGACGTGCCACCAAAAGATCGCGATATCGCGATGGTGTTCCAAAACTACGCGCTTTATCCGCACATGAGCGTTTACGATAACATGGCGTTCGGTTTAAAATTAAGAAAATTCCCGAAATCAGAAATCGATCGCCGGGTTCGTGAAGCAGCGCGCATTCTCGGCCTTGAACAATACTTAGACCGCAAACCAAAAGCGCTTTCCGGCGGACAGCGCCAACGCGTCGCGCTAGGACGTGCCATCGTCCGTGACGCAAAAGTATTTTTAATGGACGAGCCGCTTTCGAACTTGGATGCAAAGCTGCGCGTGCAAATGCGTTCGGAAATTGCCAAATTGCATCAACGGTTGGAAACGACGACGATTTACGTCACGCACGATCAAACGGAAGCAATGACAATGGCAACACGGCTTGTTGTCATGAAAGACGGCGTCATCCAACAAGTCGGCACGCCAAAAGAAGTGTACGAAAAACCAGAAAATATTTTTGTCGGCGGCTTTATTGGTTCCCCTGCCATGAATTTCTTAAAAGGGACGTTGCAAGATGGCAAATTTGTTATCGGCAACATTACTTTTGGCGTTCCAGAAGGAAAAATGAAAGTGCTTCGTGAGCAAGGCTATGTTGGGAAAGAAGTCATTTTAGGGATTCGTCCGGAAGACATTCATGACGAACCTGTCTTTATCGAAGCGTCTCCAAACACGAAAATTACCGCTAACGTCGAAGTTGCCGAGCTGCTCGGTGCTGAGACGATGGTTTATTCGAACATTAACGGCCAGGAATTTGTTGCACGCATTGACGCGCGCACCGAGATTAAGCCGGGTTACCAGCTAGATCTTGCATTGGATATGAACAAAGCACACTTTTTTGATATCGAAACAGAAAAACGAATCCGTTCCGCTGATGAAAAATAA
- a CDS encoding PucR family transcriptional regulator, with the protein MLLEQLQSYYKDAIVINEQVDDIAAYEWFYTKDGDKIGICKQRLSEQEKQLLSIFLTPIPDTDRMMSDEEMAWHRWIVHGDSTMLQHFSSHSPYYRFIHFWTKQSIANKNDFYDTISGLFPEHIMIVWEHDHRGVIIEKKRKPTPEPLPFAEIIDTLSTDFYVTLHLFIGQIHPYSSQLYESFCHERRCFQLAQTYMPKQTVYQMEDIIPLLLIHHAELEAVKKSLPFLETLDDEWLPIIKTFFQCDLNVSLAAKKLYMHRNSLQYRIDKFIEKTGMDIKHFQGAVAVYLAMLIQEYTNH; encoded by the coding sequence ATGCTTCTTGAACAGCTGCAATCATACTATAAGGACGCGATCGTCATTAATGAGCAAGTCGACGACATCGCTGCATATGAATGGTTTTATACGAAAGATGGCGATAAAATCGGAATTTGTAAACAGCGTCTATCGGAACAAGAAAAACAGTTATTATCGATTTTTCTGACACCGATTCCGGACACGGATCGCATGATGAGCGATGAAGAAATGGCATGGCACAGATGGATCGTGCACGGGGATTCCACGATGTTGCAACATTTTTCCTCCCATTCTCCGTATTATCGCTTTATTCACTTTTGGACAAAGCAATCTATAGCAAATAAAAATGATTTTTACGATACGATAAGCGGGTTGTTTCCTGAACATATTATGATCGTTTGGGAACACGATCATCGCGGTGTCATTATTGAAAAAAAACGAAAGCCAACGCCGGAGCCGCTGCCATTTGCCGAAATTATTGACACGCTATCGACTGATTTTTATGTCACCCTTCATTTATTTATTGGGCAAATTCATCCATACAGCAGCCAGCTTTATGAATCATTTTGCCATGAAAGACGCTGTTTTCAATTAGCGCAAACATATATGCCAAAACAAACGGTATATCAAATGGAAGATATCATTCCGCTGCTGCTCATTCATCATGCTGAATTGGAGGCGGTCAAAAAGTCCCTCCCTTTTTTGGAAACATTGGATGATGAATGGCTTCCTATCATCAAAACATTTTTCCAATGCGATCTTAACGTTTCCTTAGCGGCAAAAAAGCTATATATGCACCGCAATAGTTTACAATACCGCATTGATAAATTTATCGAAAAAACAGGAATGGATATTAAACATTTTCAAGGAGCGGTCGCCGTTTATCTGGCCATGTTGATACAAGAGTACACAAACCATTAA
- a CDS encoding YheC/YheD family protein gives MTVIFYNHEKKQWFHQDKNRSYMFGYQHRLRFANDAPSFSLPVKERNGKIGPFVGIMISESSIPALLKRKKQYVELIAHSLQKAGSVSIVLPFSAIAERSVQGYVFVNELERWMPVTAPLPDVVYNRVKSRADEKTKSFQQTIALLDHLRIPFFNRSFLTKWELYEALQNNERLRPHLPATIKVQRVDDIRMMLQIYGSVYIKPNEGAKGKGIFRLTSSPSQTYVMYEHINGQKTLASLGELAPLFASGRYVAQQAIDADTWKGSRYDLRVLVHYRRGTYAISGIGARLAQAQQLTTHILNGGKLLPYSKVKNRIDESLLRDIMDECGKEISKHFGFIGEFSADIGRSKDGQLYVYELNAKPMIFDEPDIQRSGTKQLIALFEELTGFASS, from the coding sequence ATGACGGTCATTTTCTACAATCATGAAAAAAAGCAATGGTTTCACCAAGACAAAAACCGTTCCTACATGTTTGGCTACCAGCACCGGCTGCGTTTTGCCAACGATGCCCCATCTTTTTCCCTTCCTGTGAAAGAAAGAAACGGAAAAATCGGGCCGTTTGTCGGCATTATGATTAGCGAATCATCCATTCCTGCGCTTTTAAAACGAAAAAAACAATATGTCGAACTCATCGCCCATTCGCTGCAAAAAGCGGGAAGCGTCAGCATCGTGCTCCCGTTCAGCGCCATCGCGGAACGATCCGTCCAAGGATATGTATTCGTTAATGAGCTCGAACGGTGGATGCCTGTTACTGCTCCGCTTCCCGACGTTGTTTACAACCGCGTCAAAAGCAGAGCAGACGAAAAAACAAAATCGTTTCAGCAAACCATTGCGCTTTTAGACCATCTCCGCATCCCGTTTTTTAATCGTTCTTTTTTGACGAAATGGGAACTATACGAAGCATTGCAAAACAACGAGCGATTGCGGCCGCATTTGCCGGCAACGATTAAAGTTCAGCGTGTTGACGATATACGAATGATGTTGCAAATATACGGGAGTGTTTACATCAAGCCAAATGAAGGAGCGAAAGGAAAAGGAATTTTTCGTTTAACTTCTTCCCCTTCGCAAACATATGTCATGTATGAGCACATAAACGGCCAAAAAACGCTTGCCTCCCTTGGCGAGCTTGCCCCGTTATTTGCCTCGGGTCGCTATGTCGCCCAACAAGCGATCGATGCCGATACGTGGAAAGGCAGCCGCTATGATTTGCGCGTTCTCGTCCATTACCGGCGCGGCACTTACGCCATAAGCGGCATCGGCGCGCGTCTGGCGCAAGCGCAGCAACTGACGACACATATTCTAAACGGCGGGAAGCTTCTGCCGTATTCCAAGGTGAAAAACCGGATCGATGAAAGTCTGCTGCGCGATATCATGGACGAATGCGGGAAAGAAATAAGCAAACATTTCGGATTCATCGGCGAGTTTTCTGCAGACATCGGCCGAAGCAAAGATGGACAGTTATATGTGTATGAACTAAACGCCAAACCGATGATTTTTGACGAACCGGACATCCAACGCTCCGGAACAAAGCAACTTATCGCTCTATTTGAGGAACTAACTGGGTTTGCATCATCGTAA